The Thunnus thynnus chromosome 13, fThuThy2.1, whole genome shotgun sequence genome segment ATTACAGGCCAGTCTAAACACAGGTGCATAGTCACAGAAATAGCTGAACACTTTGACAGAATTGCAAAAAGACAGTCGAGTCATTATACctactgaaaatgaaattattccCAAAGAAAAACACCAAGTCAGGCCAACAATACAACACATGCTCCGCACAGTGTTGATTGAGTTTTGCCGCAGAGGAAAACATATTGCGATCAACCTGTCATAGGCAAGTACAGCCAGCGCATATGACTCCAAAGTCCCAAATGTATAGTATACAAACATCTGTAACAAGCATAAGTTGAAAGGAATAAAATTGTCCTTAACAAGGAATATCTTTATCATGCTGGGAATGGTACATGTGTTTAGAATCACATCAATTACTGCGAGGTTGACAACAGCCAAAAACTTTGGAGTGTGTAAACAATGATTAAAAGCAATTACGTAGATCACCAAACTATTGAACAGCAGTGTAACCACATAGACAAATGCTAAAAAGATGAAGTAAACACTGATGTAAGGAAATGTTTGAAATCCAATGATATAGAAGCCCGGAGGATGAATGATGACAGAGTTGTTTAAAACAGTCCTGAGAAAAGACATAGTTGAATTCCACAGGCTGTGTGTTGGAGGACAGCCTCTGGCCCACAGCGCATAAAAGCTCTCGAGTCTGAAAAACAGGGAAATCATATCATTGTGTACATCAGACCATTGACAAATTGTAAATTATTAACGTAAATGCATATTTTCGTTCCATTCTGATCACCACATTTAAATTCAAGCAGTATATATAAAATTCTCAGTAAGTTAACATGATGCAAGTTGGTCAGTGATGCTCACCTGATTTTCTGTTATGGATCATTTCACTCTGTGATGCTGACTCCAAAAGCAGCATGCAGATGGCTGCACATCTGCCTTGTGGACAGAAACAGATATACTCTCCCGATTGATCTCTGGAGATCAATCAGATGCAACAACTTTCAACAGAGACTGACAAAGTAACC includes the following:
- the LOC137196291 gene encoding olfactory receptor 1M1-like → MSFLRTVLNNSVIIHPPGFYIIGFQTFPYISVYFIFLAFVYVVTLLFNSLVIYVIAFNHCLHTPKFLAVVNLAVIDVILNTCTIPSMIKIFLVKDNFIPFNLCLLQMFVYYTFGTLESYALAVLAYDRLIAICFPLRQNSINTVRSMCCIVGLTWCFSLGIISFSVGIMTRLSFCNSVKVFSYFCDYAPVFRLACNDYTMQWFAASFLTVLLLVGPFTFILLSYVSILVTVFRMKSLDSRVKALATCVEHLILVAVFYIPLITIFTIGFYLRLIDPDQRVLSLSLASCIPPCINPIVYSLKTKEIKIRAVALVRKHKIGTQQPDQLKSKPWGINKTLQKFRSST